The window AATGGCGACCCATCTGCTCGTCGACGGAGAGAACTTCAAAGCGAAGATCAAGGCGGCCTTTCGGCTTGCCGGTAACGATCGTCCCGCCTGGCACCACTACGACTTCGCGGGCCTCTTCGGGCACGTGCTCAAGGGCACCGACGTCAATCGGACCCGCTTCTATTTCGGGAAGCTGCGTTTCGACCCTGACAGTGCTCAGAAGTCCAACCAGCTCATCGAGGAGCAGCGTCTTCTGAAAACGCACCTTGAAGCGAGCGGCTTTGAGGTGGTGCTGGCGGGCCAGGTGCGGGGACAGGGCGAAGGGCGGCGCAAGGTCTTCAAGGAGAAGGGCGTCGACGTTCGGATCGCTGTCGACATGGTCGCCGGAGCCTGCGACGGCCAAGCGAGCGAGCTCATCCTCGCCAGCTCTGATTCAGATCTGCAGCCAGCCATTCGCGAGGTGACGAAGCGGAGGGTTCGCTGCGTCTATCTGGGCTTCGAACTGAACCCC is drawn from bacterium and contains these coding sequences:
- a CDS encoding NYN domain-containing protein, which gives rise to MATHLLVDGENFKAKIKAAFRLAGNDRPAWHHYDFAGLFGHVLKGTDVNRTRFYFGKLRFDPDSAQKSNQLIEEQRLLKTHLEASGFEVVLAGQVRGQGEGRRKVFKEKGVDVRIAVDMVAGACDGQASELILASSDSDLQPAIREVTKRRVRCVYLGFELNPNKGLTYTTGRAILIRNAEVLQFGRSAEEKRAA